The following proteins are encoded in a genomic region of Pseudoxanthomonas suwonensis 11-1:
- a CDS encoding membrane protein: MFRTKRNLAMTLGVAMVAGLGLGGCASYDKEFATINSRLDQLDSRVQGAAQSAESANQSAQRANQRLDQIESRVQQLESAPRRTPRG; encoded by the coding sequence ATGTTCCGGACCAAGCGAAATCTGGCTATGACGCTCGGCGTGGCGATGGTTGCCGGCCTGGGTCTTGGTGGTTGCGCAAGCTATGACAAGGAATTCGCGACCATCAACTCGCGGCTCGACCAGCTCGACTCGCGGGTGCAGGGTGCGGCGCAGAGCGCCGAATCCGCCAACCAGTCGGCCCAGCGCGCCAACCAGCGCCTGGACCAGATCGAGAGCCGCGTCCAGCAGCTCGAATCCGCCCCGCGTCGCACGCCGCGTGGTTGA
- a CDS encoding sulfurtransferase produces the protein MLNLAAYLFVHIDDPHALAARLHESAQAADLKGTILVAGEGINLFLAGPEQALHGFVDGLRADPRLAALKPRYSPSGSVPFARLKVKVKPEIISFRRPQATPLAQGERAPAVDPATVARWLAQGGRDDAGRPVVMLDTRNAQEVAYGTFEGALTLPITKFTELPQALAPHREALAEATVVSFCTGGIRCEKAALWMRQDGMDNVLQLEGGILGWFEQVGGQGYDGRCFVFDERVAVDPELRPLVDEEIREEMLAQVTGTV, from the coding sequence ATGCTCAACCTCGCCGCCTATCTCTTCGTCCACATCGACGATCCGCACGCGCTTGCCGCACGCCTGCACGAATCCGCGCAGGCCGCCGATCTCAAGGGCACCATCCTCGTCGCAGGCGAGGGCATCAACCTGTTCCTTGCCGGCCCGGAGCAGGCCCTGCACGGTTTCGTCGACGGCTTGCGCGCCGACCCGCGCCTGGCCGCGCTGAAGCCGCGCTACAGCCCCAGCGGTTCGGTCCCGTTCGCCCGCCTGAAGGTGAAGGTGAAGCCGGAGATCATCAGCTTCCGCCGTCCCCAGGCCACGCCGCTGGCGCAGGGCGAACGCGCGCCGGCGGTGGATCCGGCGACGGTCGCGCGCTGGCTGGCCCAGGGCGGCCGCGACGACGCAGGCCGGCCAGTGGTGATGCTCGACACCCGCAACGCCCAGGAAGTGGCCTACGGCACCTTCGAGGGCGCGCTGACCCTGCCGATCACGAAGTTCACGGAACTTCCGCAGGCACTGGCCCCGCACCGCGAGGCCCTGGCCGAGGCGACCGTGGTCAGTTTCTGCACCGGCGGCATCCGCTGCGAGAAGGCCGCGCTGTGGATGCGCCAGGACGGCATGGACAACGTCCTGCAGCTGGAGGGCGGCATCCTGGGCTGGTTCGAGCAGGTGGGCGGACAGGGATATGACGGCCGCTGCTTCGTCTTCGACGAGCGCGTGGCGGTGGACCCGGAACTGCGTCCACTGGTCGATGAAGAAATTCGTGAAGAAATGCTTGCGCAAGTTACGGGGACTGTCTAA
- a CDS encoding DUF6164 family protein yields MAKLLFPLRNVPADEASEVRALLDRHGLEWYETEAGMLGFSAPGLWLRDKADYPRARALLDEYQAQRREQARAEAREREARGEHETFMQQLRTQPAYVLPRLLAMIAILAATLALPWWLLR; encoded by the coding sequence ATGGCCAAACTGCTGTTTCCGCTGCGCAACGTTCCCGCCGACGAGGCGTCCGAGGTGCGGGCGCTGCTCGACCGGCATGGCCTGGAGTGGTACGAGACCGAAGCCGGCATGCTCGGCTTTTCGGCGCCAGGACTGTGGCTGCGCGACAAGGCGGACTATCCGCGCGCCCGCGCCCTGCTGGACGAGTACCAGGCGCAGCGCCGCGAACAGGCCCGCGCCGAAGCGCGCGAGCGGGAAGCGCGCGGCGAGCACGAGACCTTCATGCAGCAGCTGCGTACCCAGCCGGCCTACGTACTGCCGCGGCTGCTGGCGATGATCGCGATCCTCGCCGCGACCCTGGCCCTGCCCTGGTGGCTGCTGCGCTGA
- a CDS encoding FKBP-type peptidyl-prolyl cis-trans isomerase, whose product MRRLLPCLALLCTLFLVACNESAPWPGGSVAGLERIDEVIGEGAEATPGSKVSVHYTGWLYDERVPEKRSRKFDSSLDRGQPFSFVLGAGQVIRGWDDGVAGMRVGGKRTLLIPSELGYGSRGAGRVIPPNASLVFEVELLDVEAR is encoded by the coding sequence ATGCGCCGCCTCCTGCCCTGCCTTGCCCTGCTCTGCACCCTCTTCCTGGTCGCCTGCAACGAGTCGGCCCCGTGGCCTGGCGGCTCGGTGGCTGGCCTGGAACGCATCGACGAGGTCATTGGCGAGGGTGCCGAGGCCACGCCGGGCAGCAAGGTGAGCGTGCATTACACCGGTTGGCTCTATGACGAGCGCGTGCCGGAGAAGCGCAGTCGCAAGTTCGACAGCTCGCTGGACCGCGGCCAGCCCTTCAGCTTCGTGCTGGGCGCCGGCCAGGTGATCCGCGGCTGGGACGACGGCGTGGCCGGCATGCGCGTGGGCGGCAAGCGCACGCTGCTGATCCCGTCCGAGCTTGGCTATGGCAGCCGCGGCGCCGGCCGGGTGATCCCGCCCAACGCCTCGCTGGTGTTCGAGGTCGAGCTGCTGGACGTGGAAGCGCGCTGA
- a CDS encoding TIGR03862 family flavoprotein, producing the protein MPGPVIQLPGLAIVGGGPAGLMAAEVARAAGIEVDLYEAKGSVGRKFLIAGKGGLNLTHAEPMPGFARRYGVRGTEVAAWLADFGADELRQWARGLGVETYVGSSDRVFPLDRKAAPLLRGWVRRLKEQGVRFHVLHRWEGWDADGHLRFSTPEDEVLVRAPATVLATGGGSWPQLGSDGAWVDAVAAAGIDVAPLVPSNCGFDIGWSQHFANRHAGAPLKPVIAHWQDPDGSWRSLQGECVVTTTGIEGSLVYALSVPLRDAISRDGHAILHLDLVPGRDLERLRSDLAKPRKGRSLSEHLRRQAGVDGVKASLLREVLDAQAIADMDLVAATLKRLALVLRRPRPMAEAISTGGGVRLEALDQGLMATARPGVFCAGEMLDWEAPTGGYLLTACFASGLRAGRAAARWLQAGRD; encoded by the coding sequence ATGCCTGGTCCGGTAATCCAGCTGCCCGGGCTTGCCATCGTCGGCGGTGGTCCAGCCGGCCTGATGGCCGCCGAAGTGGCGCGCGCGGCCGGGATCGAAGTCGATCTTTACGAGGCCAAGGGCTCGGTCGGCCGCAAGTTCCTGATCGCCGGCAAGGGTGGGCTCAACCTCACCCATGCCGAGCCCATGCCCGGTTTCGCCCGCCGCTACGGCGTGCGCGGGACCGAGGTTGCCGCCTGGCTGGCGGACTTCGGCGCGGACGAGCTGCGCCAGTGGGCGCGCGGGCTGGGCGTGGAGACCTATGTCGGCAGCTCCGACCGGGTGTTCCCGCTGGACCGCAAGGCCGCCCCGCTGCTGCGCGGCTGGGTGCGGCGCCTGAAGGAACAGGGCGTGCGCTTCCACGTGCTGCACCGCTGGGAAGGCTGGGATGCCGACGGCCACCTGCGTTTCAGCACGCCCGAGGACGAAGTCCTGGTACGTGCGCCGGCCACGGTGCTGGCGACGGGCGGTGGCAGCTGGCCGCAGCTGGGCTCGGATGGCGCCTGGGTGGATGCGGTTGCAGCCGCGGGTATCGACGTGGCGCCGCTGGTGCCTTCCAACTGCGGCTTCGACATCGGCTGGAGCCAGCATTTCGCGAACCGCCATGCGGGTGCCCCGCTCAAGCCGGTGATCGCCCACTGGCAGGACCCGGACGGAAGCTGGCGTTCGCTGCAGGGCGAATGCGTGGTCACCACCACCGGCATCGAAGGCAGCCTGGTCTATGCGCTGTCGGTGCCGCTGCGCGATGCGATCAGCCGCGATGGGCACGCCATCCTGCACCTGGACCTGGTGCCCGGGCGCGACTTGGAGCGTCTGCGTAGCGACCTGGCCAAGCCACGCAAGGGGCGCAGCCTCAGCGAGCACCTGCGCCGCCAGGCCGGCGTGGACGGGGTCAAGGCCTCGTTGCTGCGCGAAGTGCTCGATGCCCAGGCGATAGCCGACATGGACCTCGTCGCCGCCACGCTCAAGCGCCTGGCGCTGGTGCTCAGGCGTCCACGGCCGATGGCCGAGGCGATCAGTACCGGTGGCGGCGTGCGCCTGGAGGCGCTGGACCAGGGCCTGATGGCCACTGCCCGGCCCGGCGTGTTCTGCGCCGGCGAGATGCTGGACTGGGAAGCGCCGACTGGCGGCTACCTGTTGACCGCGTGCTTCGCCAGCGGCCTGCGCGCGGGCCGTGCCGCGGCGCGATGGCTGCAGGCCGGCCGCGACTGA
- a CDS encoding 2'-5' RNA ligase family protein yields MDDLFAAADEHHSLFFALLPAPPVVAGIRAAQQALEAVLPPQRGAGVPDARLHLTLHWLGEWSQLPQALVEDACIAAAQVSLPGFGLRLDQAECFGHGESIWVLRPSEPPPQLASLHQALAAALAARRIRLPPGPAFAPHVTVRRRASVRFPPRPVPAVEWQVRGFALLQSLRTQGGTRYAVLGEWPLAPG; encoded by the coding sequence GTGGACGACCTGTTCGCCGCCGCCGACGAACACCACAGCCTGTTCTTCGCGCTGCTGCCGGCACCACCGGTGGTGGCCGGGATCCGTGCTGCGCAGCAGGCACTGGAAGCCGTGCTGCCGCCGCAGCGTGGCGCAGGGGTGCCTGACGCACGCCTGCACCTGACCCTGCACTGGCTGGGCGAGTGGTCGCAGCTGCCGCAGGCCCTGGTCGAGGACGCCTGCATCGCGGCGGCCCAGGTAAGCCTGCCGGGTTTCGGCCTGCGACTGGACCAGGCCGAATGCTTCGGCCATGGCGAGTCGATCTGGGTGTTGCGGCCCTCGGAGCCACCGCCGCAGCTGGCCAGCCTGCACCAGGCCCTGGCTGCCGCGCTGGCCGCGCGACGGATCCGGCTGCCGCCCGGCCCTGCGTTCGCGCCGCATGTCACCGTGCGTCGCCGCGCCAGCGTGCGCTTTCCGCCACGACCGGTGCCGGCCGTGGAATGGCAGGTACGCGGCTTCGCCCTGCTGCAGAGCCTGCGCACGCAGGGCGGAACGCGCTACGCCGTGCTGGGGGAGTGGCCGCTGGCGCCGGGTTGA
- a CDS encoding RidA family protein, giving the protein MIQRFETGPRMSEMTVHNGVAYLAGQIPEDTSQDITGQTRQVLEAIDALLAQAGSDKTKILRAEIFLADIGEFAGMNKAWEEWVPQGHTPARATVQARLADAAWKVEIVVTAAV; this is encoded by the coding sequence ATGATCCAGCGTTTCGAAACCGGCCCGCGCATGTCCGAGATGACCGTCCACAACGGCGTGGCCTACCTCGCCGGGCAGATCCCGGAGGACACCAGCCAGGACATCACCGGCCAGACCCGCCAGGTGCTGGAGGCCATCGATGCGCTGCTGGCCCAGGCCGGGAGCGACAAGACGAAGATCCTGCGCGCGGAGATCTTCCTGGCCGATATCGGCGAGTTCGCCGGCATGAACAAGGCCTGGGAAGAGTGGGTGCCGCAGGGCCATACCCCCGCCCGCGCCACGGTGCAGGCCAGGCTGGCGGACGCGGCCTGGAAGGTCGAGATCGTGGTCACAGCCGCGGTCTGA
- a CDS encoding tetratricopeptide repeat protein, translated as MFALALVAALAASQPASVPAPGITDLPAVPARPPARVQTRDEVMAVPPELLALLQERVIGPGGSREQQVERLVALVFDKDGLAVQYDNDRTRTVAETWRDRRANCLSYTLLFVSLARAAGMDAQVQEVGEVLSWYQDGGVIYSANHVNTGIRNGIQNQTIDVDRNILVSRSRPRGVDDDRALAHFHNNRGAELMAEGDLGGALASLEAALEEDDRFVPAWNNLGVLLQRLDDTGGARRALETGHRLDPDHASTLTNLVALYRRIGEDALARNHALKLDQIQANDPFHQFMLAMECENRGDYACAISHYRVAIRIQEGEHQFHFGLARAYFLDGQPGNAQRELGRALTLGGSEQVREVYRRKLDHLRRWQAGEGHALYTP; from the coding sequence ATGTTCGCACTGGCACTGGTGGCGGCCCTGGCCGCATCGCAACCGGCTTCGGTCCCGGCCCCCGGAATCACCGATCTGCCTGCCGTCCCGGCGCGACCACCGGCCCGGGTACAGACGCGCGACGAGGTGATGGCGGTTCCGCCGGAACTGCTGGCCCTGCTCCAAGAGCGCGTGATCGGTCCGGGTGGGAGCCGCGAGCAGCAGGTCGAGCGCCTCGTCGCCCTGGTGTTCGACAAGGACGGGCTCGCCGTCCAGTACGACAATGACCGCACCCGCACGGTGGCCGAGACCTGGCGCGACCGCCGCGCCAACTGCCTGTCGTACACCCTGCTGTTCGTGTCCCTTGCGCGGGCCGCCGGGATGGATGCGCAGGTCCAGGAGGTCGGCGAGGTGCTCTCGTGGTACCAGGACGGCGGCGTGATCTACAGCGCCAACCACGTCAATACCGGCATCCGCAACGGCATCCAGAACCAGACCATCGACGTGGACCGCAATATCCTGGTCAGCCGTAGCCGGCCGCGTGGCGTCGACGACGATCGCGCCCTGGCCCACTTCCACAACAACCGCGGCGCCGAATTGATGGCCGAAGGCGACCTTGGCGGTGCCCTCGCCTCGCTGGAGGCGGCGCTGGAAGAGGACGACAGGTTCGTGCCTGCCTGGAACAACCTGGGCGTGCTGCTGCAGCGGCTGGACGACACCGGCGGCGCCCGCCGCGCCTTGGAGACCGGGCACCGGCTCGATCCGGACCATGCCTCCACCCTTACCAACCTGGTCGCGCTTTATCGCCGCATCGGCGAGGACGCGCTGGCACGCAACCATGCGCTGAAGCTCGACCAGATCCAGGCCAACGATCCCTTCCACCAGTTCATGCTCGCCATGGAATGCGAGAACCGGGGCGACTACGCCTGCGCGATCAGCCACTACCGCGTCGCGATCAGGATCCAGGAAGGCGAGCACCAGTTCCATTTCGGCCTGGCACGCGCGTACTTCCTCGACGGCCAGCCGGGAAACGCCCAGCGCGAGCTTGGCCGCGCCCTGACCCTGGGCGGTAGCGAACAGGTACGCGAAGTCTACCGGCGCAAGCTCGACCACCTGCGGCGCTGGCAGGCTGGCGAGGGCCACGCCCTGTATACGCCCTAG
- a CDS encoding transglutaminase-like domain-containing protein: MYALALAAALAAAPMEGLPAPATVSEPSTLPTVQATQYIPGIDEVLEIPPGLRAMLQERVIAPGGNREKRLERLAAMVLEADGLALAYDNDRTRTVAETFRDRRGNCLSFTLLFVALARAAGMEANVQEVSEVLAWYRDAGVIYGASHVNAGIRSGIRLHTLDLERNILAMRDSPRRIDDTRALAHFRNNRGAELMAAGDLGGARAQLDAATEADPGFVPAWNNLGVLEMRAGNIEAATRALRTAWSLAPEHTATLSNLVKLYERSGQSREAADFVARLEQVRRNDPFAQFVLALGCEETGNYACAVTHYRNAIRLQARQHAFHFGLARAYFLGGELDLARREMARAARLGDTDRVREMYRRKLDHLERWPGIEDGHALNAR; encoded by the coding sequence ATGTATGCACTGGCATTGGCGGCGGCGCTGGCCGCGGCACCCATGGAGGGCCTGCCCGCTCCGGCGACGGTGTCGGAGCCGTCCACCCTGCCCACGGTCCAGGCGACCCAGTACATCCCCGGCATCGACGAGGTGCTGGAGATCCCGCCCGGGCTGCGGGCGATGCTGCAGGAGCGGGTGATCGCGCCCGGCGGCAACCGCGAGAAACGCCTGGAGCGACTCGCTGCCATGGTCCTGGAGGCCGATGGCCTGGCCCTGGCCTACGACAACGACCGCACCCGCACCGTGGCCGAGACCTTCCGCGACCGGCGCGGCAACTGCCTGTCCTTCACCCTGCTGTTCGTCGCCCTCGCCCGGGCGGCCGGGATGGAGGCGAACGTGCAGGAAGTCAGCGAGGTCCTGGCCTGGTACCGGGATGCGGGCGTGATCTACGGCGCCAGCCATGTCAACGCCGGCATCCGCAGCGGCATCCGCCTGCACACCCTGGACCTGGAGCGCAACATCCTCGCCATGCGCGACAGCCCGCGGAGGATCGACGACACGCGTGCCCTCGCCCACTTCCGCAACAACCGCGGCGCCGAGCTGATGGCCGCGGGTGACCTCGGCGGCGCACGTGCGCAGCTCGACGCCGCGACCGAGGCCGACCCCGGCTTCGTGCCGGCCTGGAACAACCTCGGCGTGCTGGAAATGCGTGCCGGGAACATCGAGGCGGCCACGCGCGCGCTTCGCACCGCCTGGAGCCTGGCCCCGGAACACACGGCCACCCTGTCCAACCTGGTGAAGCTGTATGAGCGCAGCGGCCAGTCCCGGGAGGCTGCGGACTTCGTCGCCCGCCTGGAACAGGTGCGGCGCAACGACCCGTTCGCCCAGTTCGTGCTCGCCCTGGGCTGCGAGGAGACCGGCAACTACGCCTGCGCGGTCACCCACTACCGCAACGCCATCCGCCTGCAGGCACGCCAGCACGCGTTCCACTTCGGCCTGGCGCGGGCCTACTTCCTGGGTGGCGAGCTGGACCTTGCGCGGCGCGAGATGGCGCGCGCGGCGAGGCTCGGCGACACCGACCGGGTCCGCGAGATGTACCGGCGCAAGCTGGACCACCTGGAGCGCTGGCCTGGCATCGAGGACGGACACGCCTTGAACGCACGCTAG
- a CDS encoding RNA-binding S4 domain-containing protein — METIDFELQGEHVELNQLLKLVGLCDSGGAGKALVASGVVEVDGIQELRKTCKIRAGQVVTAPGVEVRVLPLG, encoded by the coding sequence ATGGAAACCATCGATTTCGAGCTCCAGGGCGAGCATGTGGAACTGAACCAGCTGCTCAAGCTGGTTGGACTATGCGACAGCGGCGGCGCCGGCAAGGCCCTGGTGGCCAGTGGCGTGGTCGAGGTCGATGGCATCCAGGAGCTGCGCAAGACCTGCAAGATCCGCGCGGGCCAGGTCGTCACCGCGCCCGGCGTCGAGGTGCGGGTCCTGCCCCTCGGGTGA
- a CDS encoding mechanosensitive ion channel family protein: protein MKHHLPEWLQGWLGTIVPIGQALLIVLAAWLLQQLVRRLVRRLMDRRGLPPEMGVVLHRVSAALIGFGALLMVLERLGVSGTVLWTAFTSFAAVGAVAFFAAWSVLSNIFCTVLIFTTRPFRLYDYIEVVENGEKPGLKGRVVDINLIYTTLQEVPRDPEHAGSSLQVPNSLFFQRVVRRWRGSEVPVAWMAPPAAAVIEGGST, encoded by the coding sequence ATGAAGCATCACCTGCCCGAGTGGCTGCAGGGTTGGCTGGGCACGATCGTGCCGATCGGCCAGGCCCTGCTGATCGTCCTTGCCGCCTGGCTGCTGCAGCAGCTGGTGCGCCGCCTCGTGCGGCGGCTGATGGACAGGCGCGGGCTGCCCCCGGAGATGGGGGTGGTCCTGCACCGGGTCTCGGCTGCCCTGATCGGCTTCGGCGCGCTGCTGATGGTGCTGGAGCGGCTGGGTGTGTCCGGCACCGTGCTGTGGACCGCCTTCACCAGCTTCGCCGCGGTCGGCGCGGTGGCGTTCTTTGCCGCCTGGAGCGTGCTGTCCAACATCTTCTGCACGGTGCTGATCTTCACCACCCGCCCGTTCCGCCTGTACGACTACATCGAGGTGGTCGAGAACGGCGAGAAACCCGGGCTCAAGGGCCGGGTGGTCGACATCAACCTGATCTACACCACCCTGCAGGAAGTGCCGCGCGATCCGGAACATGCGGGCAGCAGCCTGCAGGTGCCCAACAGCCTGTTCTTCCAGCGCGTGGTCCGGCGCTGGCGTGGCAGCGAGGTCCCGGTGGCGTGGATGGCGCCGCCTGCCGCGGCCGTGATCGAGGGTGGATCGACGTAA
- a CDS encoding DksA/TraR family C4-type zinc finger protein, translated as MATGWAGDNAVNEQIDATVKDGVERARSRLPKGPSLERCEECDAPIPEARRRAVPGVRLCVTCQAAQDEEEANFAGYNRRGSKDSQLR; from the coding sequence ATGGCGACCGGATGGGCGGGCGACAACGCCGTCAACGAACAGATCGACGCGACCGTCAAGGACGGGGTCGAGCGCGCGCGCTCACGGCTGCCCAAGGGCCCGAGCCTGGAACGCTGCGAGGAATGCGATGCACCGATCCCCGAGGCGCGCCGCCGCGCGGTGCCCGGCGTGCGCCTCTGCGTGACCTGCCAGGCCGCGCAGGACGAGGAGGAGGCGAACTTCGCCGGCTACAACCGGCGCGGCAGCAAGGACAGCCAGCTGCGCTGA
- the cueR gene encoding Cu(I)-responsive transcriptional regulator → MSRGAKAPAAGDGLHSIGEAAARSGVSAKMIRHYEEIGLVPPPPRTAAGYRLYAEADVHRLRFISRARALGFGMKQIGLLLALWSDRSRASADVRQLALQHAAELGERIAQMQAMQRTLEALASQCHGDERPECPILDDLEGRCG, encoded by the coding sequence GTGAGCCGCGGCGCGAAGGCACCCGCGGCAGGCGACGGCCTGCATTCCATAGGCGAGGCCGCTGCACGCTCGGGCGTGTCCGCCAAGATGATCCGCCACTACGAGGAGATCGGCCTGGTCCCGCCGCCGCCGCGCACGGCTGCCGGCTACCGGCTGTACGCCGAAGCCGATGTGCACCGCCTGCGCTTCATCAGCCGGGCGCGGGCGCTGGGTTTTGGCATGAAGCAGATCGGCCTGCTGCTGGCGCTGTGGTCGGACCGTTCCCGCGCCAGCGCCGATGTCAGGCAGCTCGCGCTGCAACACGCGGCCGAACTGGGCGAGCGCATCGCCCAGATGCAGGCGATGCAGCGCACCCTGGAGGCGCTGGCCAGCCAGTGCCACGGCGATGAGCGGCCGGAGTGTCCGATCCTCGATGATCTGGAAGGGAGGTGCGGCTAG
- a CDS encoding heavy metal translocating P-type ATPase yields the protein MDTQNTVVPAAPSGPSASIRLPVEGMSCASCAGRVERALAALPGVESVSVNVVSAMAEIRGASLPPAAEVVAAVEKAGYRVPAGEADLAIAGMHCASCVGRVERALAAVPGVVGVSVNLATERARVHTAGPVDPAVLAEAVRKAGYRIAAPEAPASGDAGAESPAAGVGARGAATTTTPAKPKLSAEARHLAIAIVLAAPLVLPMVGMPFGRHWMLPGWLQLVLATPLQFWLGARFYRAGWGALRAGTGNMDLLVALGTTTAYGLSVFHLLREGAHAPLYFEGSAAIITLVLLGKFLEGRAKRQTTGAIRALQALRPTTARLRTPQGESEVPVEQVAVGDLVVVRPGERFPVDGIVEEGRTHADESLVTGESVPVAKDPGDRVTAGAVNADGVVVVRTAATGAETALSRIVRLVEDAQAVKAPIQRTVDRVAAVFVPVILVLALLTLLGWGLATGDWDRAILNAVSVLVIACPCALGLATPTAIMAGTGVAARAGILVKDAHALELARSIQVVAFDKTGTLTVGEPRLLEAIPMDGDRDALLALAAALQQHSAHPLAQAVLHEGVQAAPANELQALPGRGVRGRVDGRMAWIGNLALMQEAGVAVDALLPRARELEASGHTLSWLAVEQGGQRVLRGLLAFRDQPRPGARLAIERLRAMGVRTVMLSGDNRGAAGAVAQALGIDEVQAEVRPEQKVAAIEALKSGGVVAMVGDGINDAPALAAADVGIAMGSGTDVAMHAAAITLMRSQPQLVADAIDVSRRTTGKIHQNLFWAFGYNVIGIPLAAAGLLSPALAGAAMAFSSVSVVANTLLLRHWRPAADAGKKS from the coding sequence ATGGATACCCAGAACACCGTCGTGCCTGCCGCCCCCAGCGGCCCTTCCGCGTCAATTCGCCTGCCCGTCGAAGGCATGAGCTGTGCGTCCTGCGCCGGGCGGGTCGAGCGCGCCCTGGCGGCGTTGCCTGGCGTGGAATCAGTCAGCGTCAACGTGGTCAGCGCAATGGCCGAGATCCGTGGGGCATCGCTGCCGCCTGCGGCCGAAGTGGTCGCCGCGGTGGAGAAGGCCGGCTACCGCGTGCCGGCGGGCGAGGCCGACCTGGCGATCGCAGGCATGCATTGCGCATCCTGCGTGGGCCGGGTGGAACGGGCCCTGGCCGCGGTGCCGGGCGTGGTCGGGGTTTCGGTCAACCTGGCGACCGAGCGGGCGCGGGTGCATACCGCCGGCCCGGTCGATCCAGCCGTGCTGGCCGAGGCCGTGCGCAAGGCCGGTTACCGGATTGCCGCGCCGGAAGCGCCTGCGTCGGGAGACGCGGGAGCGGAATCTCCTGCCGCCGGGGTTGGCGCCCGTGGCGCTGCGACCACCACGACGCCTGCAAAGCCGAAGCTGTCCGCCGAGGCCCGCCACCTGGCCATCGCCATCGTGCTGGCCGCGCCACTGGTCCTGCCGATGGTCGGCATGCCGTTCGGCAGGCACTGGATGCTGCCGGGCTGGCTCCAGCTCGTGCTCGCCACGCCGCTGCAGTTCTGGCTGGGCGCGCGCTTCTACCGTGCGGGCTGGGGCGCGCTGCGCGCCGGCACCGGAAACATGGACCTGCTGGTGGCGCTGGGCACGACCACGGCGTACGGCCTGAGCGTGTTCCACCTGCTGCGCGAGGGCGCGCACGCACCGCTGTACTTCGAGGGTTCGGCCGCGATCATCACCCTGGTCCTGCTGGGCAAGTTCCTGGAGGGACGCGCCAAGCGCCAGACCACCGGGGCGATCCGCGCCCTGCAGGCGCTGCGTCCGACCACGGCGCGACTGCGCACGCCGCAGGGCGAATCCGAAGTGCCGGTCGAACAGGTGGCGGTGGGCGACCTGGTGGTGGTGCGGCCCGGCGAGCGCTTCCCGGTGGACGGTATCGTCGAGGAGGGCCGCACCCATGCCGACGAGTCCCTGGTCACCGGTGAATCGGTGCCGGTGGCCAAGGACCCGGGCGACCGGGTCACGGCCGGCGCGGTGAACGCCGATGGCGTGGTCGTGGTGCGCACCGCGGCCACGGGCGCCGAGACCGCGCTGTCGCGCATCGTGCGCCTGGTCGAGGACGCGCAGGCGGTGAAGGCACCGATCCAGCGCACCGTGGACCGGGTCGCCGCGGTGTTCGTGCCGGTGATCCTGGTGCTGGCCCTGCTGACCCTGCTGGGCTGGGGACTCGCTACCGGCGACTGGGACCGCGCCATCCTCAATGCGGTCTCGGTGCTGGTGATCGCCTGTCCCTGTGCCCTGGGCCTGGCCACGCCAACCGCGATCATGGCCGGCACCGGCGTGGCCGCGCGTGCCGGCATCCTGGTCAAGGACGCTCACGCACTGGAGCTGGCACGCTCGATCCAGGTGGTGGCCTTCGACAAGACCGGCACGCTGACCGTGGGCGAGCCGCGCCTGCTGGAAGCAATCCCGATGGATGGCGATCGCGATGCACTGCTGGCGCTGGCCGCGGCGCTGCAGCAGCACAGCGCACATCCGCTGGCCCAGGCCGTGCTGCACGAGGGCGTGCAGGCGGCACCGGCGAACGAACTGCAGGCACTGCCCGGTCGTGGCGTGCGCGGCAGGGTGGACGGGCGCATGGCCTGGATCGGCAACCTGGCCCTGATGCAGGAGGCTGGCGTGGCCGTGGACGCGCTGCTGCCGCGGGCCCGTGAGCTGGAAGCCAGCGGCCACACCCTGTCCTGGCTGGCGGTGGAGCAGGGCGGCCAGCGCGTACTGCGCGGCCTGCTGGCCTTCCGCGACCAGCCGCGCCCGGGTGCGCGCCTTGCCATCGAGCGCCTGCGCGCGATGGGCGTGCGCACGGTGATGCTGTCCGGCGACAACCGCGGTGCCGCTGGCGCGGTGGCGCAGGCGCTGGGCATCGACGAGGTCCAGGCCGAGGTACGCCCGGAGCAGAAGGTCGCCGCCATCGAGGCACTGAAGTCCGGCGGCGTGGTGGCGATGGTCGGCGACGGCATCAACGACGCCCCGGCGCTGGCCGCCGCCGATGTCGGCATCGCCATGGGCTCGGGCACCGACGTGGCCATGCACGCCGCGGCGATCACCCTGATGCGCTCGCAACCGCAACTGGTGGCCGACGCCATCGACGTGTCCCGGCGCACCACCGGCAAGATCCACCAGAACCTGTTCTGGGCCTTCGGCTACAACGTCATCGGCATCCCGCTGGCCGCCGCCGGCCTGCTCAGTCCGGCCTTGGCTGGCGCGGCGATGGCGTTCTCCTCGGTCAGCGTGGTGGCCAATACCCTGCTGCTGCGGCACTGGCGTCCGGCGGCGGACGCGGGGAAGAAGTCGTGA